A region from the Bactrocera dorsalis isolate Fly_Bdor chromosome 1, ASM2337382v1, whole genome shotgun sequence genome encodes:
- the LOC105225333 gene encoding prolactin regulatory element-binding protein produces the protein MAPTRRPSDGLLARVNFPLYAVEMLTSRHVLVAGGGGSAKTGVANGFEIYEIYHNGTHFCAEEVVRHETGANVVMNFAVRNDGRRSYLCAGQESHCQLYFVNPRIVYEGQEESATEADERRPRSNSTAEHGNENGVRRRVAQASGVQDLPNGHATGASKKTGDQNANLKRIRFDIKAADSVQTDFLTTEPLQRVVRISPNGRLMATGGTDGHLRVWTFPQMVQRSDIASHNKEIDDIDFSPDSKYIVTISKDGQGLVWDLATMKQHHQLKWTTPEGGKYLYKRCRYGTIEAQRDKYRLFTITNPLGKVGKQRGFLQQWDCISGQLRSAVQVDESLASLAVRDDGRFVAVGTMFSGSVSIYIAFSLQRVLHIPNAHSMFVTGLQFLPITNEEGPPISSDTEAAVLSISVDNKVCIHSLPQRRTIPAWVAILLIIVVLFGAFALCSYIGI, from the exons ATGGCACCCACACGACGACCTAGCGATGGTTTGTTGGCTCGAGTAAATTTTCCGCTATATGCAGTTGAAATGCTAACCAGTCGACACGTACTTGTGGCAGGAGGTGGTGGCTCAGCTAAAACAGGTGTAGCAAATGGCTTT GAAATCTACGAGATCTACCACAACGGCACGCACTTCTGCGCGGAAGAGGTTGTGCGACATGAGACAGGCGCCAACGTAGTTATGAACTTTGCTGTGCGTAACGATGGGCGACGTTCATACCTGTGCGCCGGACAAGAATCACACTGtcaattatattttgttaatcCACGTATAGTTTATGAGGGTCAAGAGGAATCGGCAACAGAAGCAGACGAAAGGCGACCAAGAAGTAATAGTACAGCGGAACATGGTAATGAAAATGGTGTACGTAGGCGTGTGGCACAGGCATCTGGCGTGCAGGATCTACCAAACGGACATGCTACGGGTGCCAGCAAGAAGACAGGCGACCAAAATGCCAATTTGAAACGTATACGTTTTGATATTAAAGCAGCTGATTCAGTGCAAACAGATTTTCTAACAACTGAACCGCTCCAGAGGGTAGTACGCATTAGTCCGAATGGCCGTTTGATGGCAACTGGCGGCACAGACGGCCACTTGCGTGTTTGGACATTTCCACAAATGGTGCAGCGCAGCGACATAGC GTCACACAACAAGGAAATTGATGATATTGATTTTAGTCCAGACTCTAAGTATATTGTAACTATTTCGAAAGATGGTCAGGGTTTAGTGTGGGACTTGGCAACTATGAAGCAACATCACCAACTGAAATGGACTACACCCGAAGGCGGCAAGTACCTATATAAGCGCTGCCGGTACGGTACCATTGAGGCGCAACGTGATAAATATCGACTTTTCACAATTACGAACCCACTGGGTAAGGTGGGCAAGCAGCGTGGTTTTCTACAGCAATGGGATTGCATTAGTGGGCAGCTACGAAGTGCTGTGCAAGTAGACGAAAGCTTAGCGTCATTGGCTGTGCGTGACGATGGTCGCTTTGTAGCTGTGGGCACTATGTTTTCGGGTAGTGTTTCCATTTATATTGCCTTTAGTTTACAg cGTGTTCTGCACATACCGAACGCACATTCGATGTTCGTCACTGGTTTACAATTCTTACCGATTACAAACGAAGAAGGACCGCCAATTTCAAGCGATACTGAGGCGGCGGTTCTTTCAATTTCCGTGGACAATAAAGTATGCATTCACAGTTTGCCGCAGCGAC GCACAATACCCGCTTGGGTGGCAATATTGCTCATTATTGTCGTGCTGTTTGGCGCCTTTGCATTGTGCTCATATATAGGCATTTAA